In the Solanum pennellii chromosome 5, SPENNV200 genome, one interval contains:
- the LOC107020362 gene encoding ferritin-2, chloroplastic, which translates to MLLKVAPAFALLNTHEENLSSVISFSSHGSVLKNFSAKNGNGLVVCASKGSNSKPLTGVVFEPFEEVKKELMLVPTVPQASLARQKFTDQSEAALNEQINVEYNVSYVYHAMYAYFDRDNVALKGLAKFFKESSEEEREHAEKFMEYQNKRGGKVKLQSILMPLSEFDHADKGDALYAMELALSLEKLTNEKLLNLHAVATRNNDVQLADFVENEYLQEQVEAIKKISEYVAQLRRVGKGHGVWHFDQMLLHEAEALA; encoded by the exons ATGCTTCTGAAAGTGGCACCTGCGTTTGCGTTATTGAACACCCATGAGGAAAATTTGAGTTCCGTGATATCATTTTCTTCACATGGATCTGTTTTGAAGAATTTTTCGGCAAAAAACGGAAATGGATTGGTTGTATGTGCTTCAAAGGGTTCGAACAGTAAACCGTTGACGGGTGTTGTTTTCGAACCCTTTGAAGAGGTGAAGAAAGAGCTTATGCTTGTACCTACTGTTCCTCAAGCTTCTCTTGCTAGACAGAAGTTTACTGATCAATCTGAAGCTGCTCTTAATGAACAGATCAA TGTCGAATACAATGTTTCGTATGTTTACCATGCTATGTATGCCTATTTCGACAGAGACAATGTTGCTCTCAAGGGACTTGCCAA GTTTTTCAAGGAATCAAGTGAAGAGGAAAGGGAACATGCTGAGAAGTTCATGGAGTATCAG AACAAGCGTGGTGGGAAAGTGAAGCTGCAGTCTATTTTAATGCCATTATCCGAATTTGATCATGCTGACAAGGGGGATGCATTGTATG CAATGGAGCTTGCACTTTCTTTGGAGAAGTTGACAAACGAGAAGCTCTTAAACTTGCATGCT GTAGCCACACGAAACAATGATGTGCAGTTGGCTGATTTTGTAGAAAACGAGTACTTGCAAGAACAG GTGGAAGCAATCAAGAAGATCTCGGAATATGTAGCTCAGCTGAGAAGAGTGGGCAAAGGACATG GTGTCTGGCACTTTGATCAAATGCTCCTGCACGAGGCGGAAGCTCTTGCATGA
- the LOC107020361 gene encoding multiple inositol polyphosphate phosphatase 1-like: protein MYYNRKNSKEEMLKNSMNFAPLLLLQLLLIAIAVQYSTADESFDVRQHLSTVSRYGIVKDIADDSFVPSLNLDQCTPIHLNLVARHGTRAPTKKRIRELEAFAIRLEVLVRDVKEQKQSLDKIPAWLMGWNSPWKGKSTGGELISEGEDELYHLGIRVREQFPSLFSEEYHPAIYSIKATQVPRASASAVAFGMGLFSGKGKLGPGGHRAFAVTSESRASDTVLRFHDCCQSYKDFRRSQEPTVKKLKEPILDEITHELVKQYGLNFTKQDVSSLWFLCKQEASLLNITNQACSLFSPAEVSLLEWADDLELFILKGYGNSLNYRMGVPLLEDVIQSMEQAIKAKEEGYAPGSYEKARLRFAHAETLLPFSCLIGLFLEESEFELIQREQTLQYPPKPPKTRNWRGNLVAPFAGNNMLVLYSCTSDNSSKYFVKVLHNERPIPIPGCNGSDSCPFEVFKERIAAPHLKHDYNSLCNVNSEQEKKDSSPSMFSQMFGWIFSQKNSDTPTQKVEL from the exons atgtactACAATAGGAAGAACTCGAAAGAAGAAATGTTGAAGAACTCCATGAATTTTGCTCCGTTACTGCTCCTTCAACTTCTACTCATTGCAATTGCAGTACAATACTCAACCGCTGATGAATCCTTCGATGTTCGTCAACATCTATCAACTGTATCGAG GTATGGTATTGTGAAGGATATAGCTGATGATTCCTTTGTTCCTTCCCTAAATCTCGATCAGTGTACACCTATTCATTTGAATCTTGTG GCGCGGCATGGAACTCGTgctcctacaaagaaaagaatcaGGGAGCTAGAAGCCTTTGCTATTCGATTAGAAGTCCTTGTACGTGATGTTAAGGAACAGAAGCAGTCTTTGGATAAAATTCCTGCTTGGTTAATGGGGTGGAACTCTCCTTGGAAGGGCAAAAGTACAGGCGGAGAGTTGATCAGCGAAGGAGAAGATGAGTTATATCATCTTGGTATCAGAGTCAGAGAACAGTTTCCCAGCCTGTTTAGTGAAGAATACCACCCTGCTATATATTCAATCAAGGCTACCCAG GTTCCTCGGGCATCAGCTAGCGCTGTGGCATTTGGCATGGGTCTGTTTAGTGGAAAAGGGAAGCTTGGACCAGGAGGTCATCGAGCTTTTGCTGTTACAAGTGAAAGCCGTGCAAGTGATACAGTTTTGAGATTTCATGATTGTTGTCAAAGTTACAAG GATTTTAGGAGAAGTCAGGAACCAACTGTAAAGAAGCTCAAAGAACCTATATTAGATGAAATTACTCATGAACTAGTGAAGCAATATGGGCTTAATTTTACAAAGCAGGATGTATCTTCTCTATGGTTTTTATGCAAGCAG GAAGCTTCACTGTTGAACATCACCAATCAAGCTTGTAGTCTATTCAGTCCAGCAGAG GTTTCTTTACTGGAATGGGCCGACGATTTGGAGTTATTCATACTAAAGGGCTATGGTAATTCACTAAATTACCGAATGGGAGTGCCGCTACTTGAGGATGTGATTCAATCCATGGAACAGGCAATTAAGGCTAAAGAAG AAGGATATGCTCCCGGGAGCTATGAAAAAGCAAGACTACGTTTTGCTCATGCAGAAACTCTGCTTCCTTTTTCATGCTTGATTGGACTCTTTCTTGAAGAATCTG AATTTGAACTAATACAAAGAGAGCAGACGTTGCAATACCCTCCTAAGCCTCCTAAAACAAGAAACTGGCGGGGAAATTTGGTGGCACCTTTTGCTGGAAATAACATGCTAGTCCTTTACAGCTGCACGTCAGACAACTCAAGCAAGTATTTTGTTAAAGTGCTCCACAATGAACGGCCCATTCCAATACCA GGTTGCAATGGCTCGGATTCATGCCCATTTGAAGTATTTAAG GAAAGAATAGCTGCTCCTCACTTGAAACATGACTACAATTCTCTTTGCAATGTGAATTCAGAACAAGAAAAGAAGGATTCTTCTCCCAGTATGTTCTCACAAATGTTTGGTTGGATTTTCTCACAGAAGAACTCTGATACACCCACACAGAAGGTTGAGCTATAA
- the LOC107020360 gene encoding probable apyrase 7 — MVLNKVTEIVSAAVARLSAPKTSNTPYPSSGLPPLPGSLNVSSLDQKNKLRLSSSLQDLSAYRQLDLEDGGPNPEIERDSTNLKRLNLFKRENLGTSFSKVKGTPTVTSARTKWTRVIFVLLCLLLVAFLLYVMFFHFNLFGRDSKYYVVLDCGSTGTRVYVYQASPNYVKDNDLPIVLRSLPESFQRNSRLQSGRAYNRMETEPGFDKLVHNTTGLKRAIKPLIKWAAKQIPRHAHKTTYLYLHATAGVRRLPNSDSEWLLNNAWSILKSSPFLCKREWVKTITGMEEAYFGWIAMNYHTGVLGAKPKKGTFGALDLGGSSLQVTFESKGSLPDETSLELNIGAVNHHLTAYSLEGYGLNDAFDKSVVQLVKRLPKISDADLTSGNIEIKHPCLNSGYKEQYICTHCFSLYQEGGNPSSGREVASKGGKPGVRVQLVGAPKWEECSSLAKFAVNISEWSNKSSGIDCELQPCALAENLPRPFGQFYAMSGFFVVYRFFNLTPDAALDDVLEKGREFCDKTWDVAKTSVAPQPFIEQYCFRAPYIVSLLREGLHITDSQVTIGSGSITWTLGVALSEAGKAVSTGVELISYKLLLMKMHPAVVFAILFASLAVLLCALSCVGKWMPRFFRRAYLPLFRNNNASSTSIINIPAPFNFKRWSPVITGEGRVKTPLSPTIANTQQRPFDTVHGFGGNGIQLAESSLYSSSSSVAHSFSSGSLGQMQYESSTTGSFWSPHRSQQRLQSRRSQSREDLISSLSTEVPLPKV, encoded by the exons ATGGTTCTTAACAAAGTTACAGAAATTGTTTCTGCTGCAGTGGCACGTTTGTCAGCCCCAAAGACATCTAACACTCCATATCCATCATCAGGATTACCACCTCTTCCAGGTTCACTTAATGTTTCCAGCTTAGATCAGAAGAACAAATTGAGACTTTCCTCCTCCCTTCAAGATCTTTCTGCATACCGGCAGCTTGATCTGGAAGATGGTGGTCCTAACCCTGAAATAGAGAGGGATTCAACTAATTTAAAACGGCTAAATCTTTTCAAGAGAGAAAACTTGGGTACAAGCTTCTCCAAGGTGAAGGGAACACCGACAGTCACTTCCGCACGAACAAAATGGACACGAGTTATCTTTGTTCTCCTGTGCTTGCTATTGGTTGCATTTCTCCTGTATGTGATGTTTTTCCATTTTAACTTATTCGGTAGAGACTCGAAGTATTATGTTGTGCTTGATTGTGGCAGCACTGGGACTCGTGTTTATGTATATCAAGCATCCCCTAACTATGTAAAAGATAACGATCTCCCTATTGTATTGAGATCACTTCCAGAGAGTTTCCAAAGAAACTCAAGATTACAGAGTGGACGGGCTTATAACAGAATGGAGACGGAACCCGGATTTGACAAGTTGGTGCACAACACGACTGGCTTAAAAAGAGCAATCAAGCCACTAATAAAATGGGCAGCAAAGCAAATCCCTAGGCATGCACATAAAACTACTTATCTCTATCTTCATGCTACGGCTGGGGTCCGCAGGCTGCCAAATTCAGACTCAGAGTGGCTTCTTAACAATGCTTGGTCCATTCTGAAAAGTTCGCCTTTTTTATGCAAGAGAGAATGGGTCAAAACTATCACTGGCATGGAGGAAGCTTATTTTGGATGGATAGCTATGAATTATCATACTGGTGTATTGGGAGCAAAACCTAAAAAGGGAACATTTGGTGCCCTGGACTTAGGCGGCTCATCACTGCAGGTTACTTTTGAGAGCAAGGGAAGTCTCCCTGATGAAACTAGCTTAGAACTGAATATTGGTGCCGTTAATCATCATCTAACTGCTTATTCCTTAGAAGGATATGGCCTGAATGATGCTTTTGACAAGTCTGTAGTTCAACTTGTCAAGAGGCTTCCTAAGATCAGTGATGCAGATCTCACCAGTGGAAACATTGAGATCAAGCATCCATGTCTGAATTCTGGTTACAAGGAGCAATATATCTGTACTCACTGTTTTTCCCTATACCAAGAAGGTGGCAATCCTTCTAGTGGGAGAGAAGTTGCAAGTAAAGGGGGAAAGCCTGGAGTTCGTGTTCAACTTGTTGGAGCTCCAAAATGGGAAGAATGCAGTTCACTTGCAAAATTTGCTGTTAATATTTCCGAATGGTCTAACAAAAGTTCAGGAATTGATTGTGAGTTGCAGCCCTGTGCTCTTGCAGAAAATCTTCCTCGTCCCTTTGGGCAGTTCTATGCTATGTCTGGTTTCTTTGTGGTATATCGTTTTTTCAACTTGACCCCTGATGCTGCACTGGATGATGTATTAGAAAAGGGTCGGGAATTTTGTGATAAGACTTGGGATGTTGCAAAGACTAGTGTTGCACCTCAGCCTTTCATAGAACAGTATTGCTTCAGGGCACCATATATTGTCTCTTTGCTGAGAGAAGGCTTGCACATTACTGATAGTCAAGTAACCATTGGTTCCGGAAGTATTACTTGGACACTAGGTGTTGCGTTGTCGGAAGCTGGAAAGGCAGTTTCAACAGGAGTGGAACTTATTAGTTACAAGCTATTGCTCATGAAGATGCACCCAGCTGTTGTTTTTGCTATTTTGTTTGCTTCATTAGCTGTGCTTCTTTGTGCATTATCATGTGTTGGCAAGTGGATGCCCAGGTTCTTCCGTAGGGCATATCTTCCCCTTTTCAGGAATAATAATGCTTCATCCACATCAATAATCAACATTCCAGCACCTTTCAATTTCAAGCGGTGGAGTCCTGTTATTACAG gtGAAGGAAGAGTGAAGACGCCACTCAGTCCAACAATTGCTAATACTCAACAGAGACCATTTGACACTGTGCATGGTTTTGGTGGCAACGGTATCCAGCTTGCTGAATCTTCCTTATACTCATCGTCTAGTAGTGTAGCGCATAGTTTTTCATCAGGTAGCTTGGGGCAGATGCAATATGAAAGTAGCACCACAGGTTCCTTCTGGTCACCACACAGAAGCCAACAACGTCTCCAGAGCAGGAGATCCCAATCACGAGAGGATCTCATTTCTTCGCTGTCTACTGAAGTGCCCTTGCCAAAGGTCTAA
- the LOC107018486 gene encoding probable methyltransferase PMT23, which produces MAISSMRNLFKERKIPFLFSFFLLLIFVTFLLISNSQKSPVFIATDISQHHSETPISSNPIVSQTQLNPITKDSNPSEDFGLNDTKNDELGVENFDWKLCKGPVAVDYIPCLDNSEAIKALKSRRHMEHRERHCPDPSPRCLIPLPDGYKLPVPWPKSRDMIWYNNVPHPKLVEYKKDQNWVVKSGDYLVFPGGGTQFKDGVTNYIESIQKTFPEIDWGKHIRVILDVGCGVASFGGYLLDKNVITMSLAPKDEHEAQIQFALERGIPATLSVIGTQKLAFPDNAYDMIHCARCRVHWDGDGGKPLMELNRILRPGGFFVWSATPVYRDDERDKKVWKAMVALTEAICWKVVKKTFFDSAGVGLVIYQKPVSSSCYENRRESNPPLCDQNNRSNSSWYASLDSCLVPLPTSSSGNTYKWPAPWPQRLNNKPERLSQKTDNEDIFDEDTKHWAALVSDVYLGGLSINWSSVRNVMDMNAGYGGFASAIIDRPLWVMNVVPISEPDTLSIIFDRGLIGIYHDWCESFNTYPRTYDLLHSSFLFGNLTQRCDVVEVVVEMDRIVRPGGYILVQDTMPMLNKLSSILQSLHWSVNLQQEQFLVAKKGFWRPHDKVRK; this is translated from the exons ATGGCGATATCATCAATGAGAAACCTCTTCAAAGAACGCAAAATCCCatttttgttctcttttttccttttactaATCTTCGTCACTTTCTTACTCATATCAAACTCGCAAAAATCCCCTGTTTTCATAGCCACCGACATTTCTCAGCACCATTCTGAGACGCCCATTTCTTCAAATCCGATTGTTTCACAAACCCAATTGAATCCAATCACTAAGGATTCAAACCCATCTGAGGATTTTGGATTGAACGATACGAAAAATGATGAATTGGGTGTGGAAAATTTTGATTGGAAGCTGTGTAAGGGTCCAGTTGCAGTTGATTATATACCTTGTCTTGATAATTCGGAGGCTATAAAAGCGCTGAAATCGAGGAGGCATATGGAGCACAGAGAGAGGCACTGTCCTGACCCAAGTCCTAGGTGTTTGATTCCACTGCCTGATGGGTATAAACTGCCAGTTCCATGGCCTAAGAGTAGGGACATG ATATGGTATAACAATGTTCCTCATCCTAAGCTTGTGGAATATAAGAAGGACCAGAATTGGGTGGTCAAATCTGGTGATTATCTTGTTTTTCCTGGTGGTGGAACACAGTTCAAGGATGGAGTGACCAACTATATCGAGTCAATTCAAAAG ACTTTTCCAGAAATCGACTGGGGAAAGCATATAAGGGTCATTTTAGATGTTGGCTGCGGTGTTGCTAGCTTCGGTGGGTATTTGCTGGATAAAAATGTCATTACCATGTCACTTGCACCAAAGGATGAACATGAGGCTCAGATACAGTTTGCACTTGAACGTGGAATTCCTGCTACTCTCTCAGTCATTGGAACTCAAAAGCTGGCATTTCCGGATAATGCATACGATATGATTCATTGTGCAAGATGCAGGGTTCATTGGGATGGGGATG GAGGAAAACCACTGATGGAACTTAACAGGATACTTAGGCCTGGAGGGTTTTTCGTATGGTCAGCAACGCCCGTTTATCGAGATGACGAAAGAGATAAGAAAGTCTGGAAAG CTATGGTTGCACTAACTGAAGCAATATGCTGGAAGGTGGTGAAGAAGACCTTTTTTGACTCAGCTGGTGTCGGGCTAGTTATATATCAAAAGCCGGTTTCATCTTCCTGCTATGAGAACCGCAGAGAAAGTAATCCACCTCTATGTGACCAGAACAATAGATCAAATAGTTCATG GTATGCGTCTCTGGACAGCTGCCTTGTACCACTCCCCACGAGCAGCAGTGGCAATACATATAAGTGGCCTGCACCCTGGCCCCAGAGGCTCAACAATAAACCTGAACGCTTGTCCCAAAAAACAGATAATGAAGATATTTTTGATGAGGACACAAAACACTGGGCAGCATTGGTCTCGGATGTTTACCTTGGAGGCCTTTCTATAAACTGGTCAAGCGTGAGGAACGTGATGGACATGAATGCTGGTTACGGAGG GTTTGCCTCGGCAATCATTGATCGACCCCTCTGGGTAATGAACGTCGTTCCCATCAGTGAGCCAGATACTCTCTCCATTATCTTTGACAGAGGGCTGATTGGTATATACCACGACTGGTGCGAGTCCTTCAATACCTATCCCCGGACATACGATCTTCTACATTCCAGCTTCCTCTTTGGAAATTTAACTCAAAG ATGCGACGTGGTGGAAGTAGTTGTGGAGATGGATAGAATAGTGAGACCAGGTGGATATATTTTAGTTCAAGACACAATGCCTATGCTTAACAAGCTTAGCTCAATTCTTCAATCACTTCATTGGTCAGTAAATCTGCAGCAAGAACAGTTTCTTGTTGCTAAAAAAGGCTTTTGGCGTCCACATGACAAAGTCAGAAAGTGA
- the LOC107020051 gene encoding non-classical arabinogalactan protein 30-like translates to MAIKIQVILFVSSLLLAFGYGHDPAQPVDTTTTTVVIEGMVYCQSCDTYGSWSLQGAKPIASAKISVICKNYKKRVNFYKAFETNEYGYFYAELQGYKMGHSYLDHPLQSCHVKLVNSPQEKCNVFSNINYGINGAPLRFDDKVIDRSDYKAVIYTAGPLAFRPTDCPPK, encoded by the coding sequence ATGGCTATTAAAATCCAAGTTATCTTATTCGTATCGTCGTTGCTTCTAGCATTCGGGTATGGTCATGACCCGGCCCAGCCCGTTGACACGACAACGACGACTGTGGTGATTGAAGGCATGGTATACTGTCAAAGTTGTGATACATATGGATCATGGTCATTACAAGGGGCTAAGCCAATTGCATCTGCTAAAATTAGTGTCATATGCAAAAACTACAAGAAAAGAGTGAATTTTTACAAGGCATTTGAGACAAATGAATATGGTTATTTTTATGCAGAGTTACAAGGTTATAAAATGGGACATTCTTATCTTGATCATCCACTTCAATCTTGTCATGTGAAATTGGTCAATTCTCCACAAGAAAAATGTAATgtttttagtaatattaattATGGAATCAATGGTGCACCACTGAGATTTGATGATAAAGTTATTGATAGAAGTGATTATAAAGCTGTAATTTACACTGCTGGTCCTTTGGCTTTTCGACCAACAGACTGTCCTCCAAAATAA